The DNA segment GCACCCACACAGACACAGTCAACATCAACAACTATAATTCAACACATACCCACCCTCACCTCTCAACCAGTATATACCCAAGTATCTACCCCAGAGCGTACCGTAGTTGAACAGATAGGATTTACACCGAAACTCAGACCATATGACATTGATAAATCTCATGACATCTGGCACGCAAAAGACCCAAGCAGCTACATAACCCCAAACGATCCGTGGGTACAATATTATGCGATAACAGGCGCATCAATTCAGACAATCTACAAAACCGATATCGAGATGTATCCAGACAATCCAGATAAAGATGTATGGCAGAATGCCGCATATACTTTATTTACAGGATTTGGGGACTGTGAGGATTTAGCAATTGTAGAAGCTTCTGTTGATATCGCGAAGGGGAGGAAAGCAGTTGTAGTGGCTGGATATGCTGTCTTACCAGATGGATCAAGGATACGGGATTACTGGGAAGAAATATTTGTTGAAGGGATTAAAGTTATAAAACCAACAAATCCGCTGCTAGAAGCAGAGGAAGGGCTTGTATTAGAGCCGAAATTTATGTTCAGCGATAAAATTTCATGGAGACGGTATGATGAGAATTGGTATATATAAGTTAATATACATGTTATACATGTTCTTGATTTTATTTTCCTCAGAAGCATCTGCAATTATACCATATGCTCCATCAAATCTTTCTAATGTTTCTGGAAATTTCTGGGTAAATTATACTTGGGAACGAGATATCAATGTCAGCATATCTGATATGGTAAAATATGCTAATTATAGTGAGGTATCGACTTCATTAGGTCCCATGAAAGCATTATCAGTAGTATTAAATGAATCTGTAGCTAATATAAGAGTGAACTATGAGTTTAAGGCAGCTATTTTTTACGCGACCGCGCAAACGCGTAAAAACGGTGTAGTTATAGGTCCCGTTCATGGGGATAGTTCTACGAATTGGATACCAGTTGTTGAAGAGTATAATTCTTCATATATTTTTGTCCCTGGAGATACAATAGAAGTTTGGATTGCTCAAGGGGGAGGAAACGGTGTGTATGCGAAAAATCTAACTGTTTCTTTTGATTATATAACTGATAGTTATAATGTTTCAGTTAATGGAAGTTGGATCAATGGCAGTACAAACACATTTAACAATGGTACAGTGGCTCCTCATGGATGGAGGAATATTTCTGTATATGCCTATAACAGTTCAGGTATGGGGAATTTGAGTCAAATTCCAGCATCAATGAATACTAAACTTCCAAACAATGTTCCGATTTTTAATAATTTTTCCATATCAGAATCCCAGATATATCAATATACCGGAAGCAGCATAATCAGCGCCAATATTACTGATATGGATGGCGACAACATCAATGCATCCGTAGGATTGACATTATCTGGGATTGAATTTGAATATGCCATGACAAAAGCTGCTAATACAACTACGTGGTCATATTCTTTCAGTTCTGGCGTGGCAGATTCCTGGATTATTACCAATTTCTATGCCACAGACTACGGCGGGAGAACTAACAGCACAACCTGGAACCAGATCATATCAGTTGTTCCCGCGATGCCAGGAGGATATTCAGGAGGTAGTGGAGGAGCACCATCAGGCACAACAGCCCCAACACCCACAGACGGAACAAATCTAAGCGTCACAACCCCGACCTTGAACCTGCAAACAATGGCACAGGATTCAGCAGGTAAAAACATATTAATTATTGGGTTTTTCGTGGGGGTGATCATGTCAGTCCTTGGAGCAATATATAAAAAAGTCAGCAAAAGCAGTATGTATTGGGGTTTATTGATCGTAATAATAACTTCATATGGTCTTGGATGGATCCAATGAAACCGGGGACAGAAACTTATATTTTTGCAGCAATTATCTTAGTATTCATAATAATAATTATTTTTCCAACTAATGCTAATTCAGCAATCAGCGACTTTGATAAAGGGTTAAAATCACTGCCATCAGATATTAAAAAAATATTTGAATCTCAAACAGTAACCTCTATAACTGGCTCAACATCTGCATACACAATAAAAAGCATCAGCCCAAATATCATAGTATATCAAAACGATACCAACAAACAGATTGTTATCGATTTTATTCGGGGAGCGGTCGGAAGCGGATCCCAGGGGGCACAGGGGATACAAGGAATTCAGGGGACAAACGGAACTAACGGTATTAACGGCACACTGTATAATGTTTTTACTTCTCTCCCCCTCACAAACTCAACCACTGATAACAATATCACAATTTTTGACACTAGAATCGAATACCCTAACAGTTCAGTTCTCACGAAAGAACCGGTAATACCTCTTGCTCTACAAGATAATAAATGGTATCGCGGGGACAAAACCTGGCAAACAATAGTTTTGGGCAATATAAATGGCTGGATATCCTTTTATAGCCAGCTTTATGATATTGACATTCCCAATTTGCAGAACAACGATACCCAGTTCAATCAGAGCATTTTGCAACTACAACAGCAAAATAATAACTACACAGGGACATACCCAATTATAGTGACTGGCGGGGCTACAAGAACGATCAGCATCGATCCACGTTTTGATAATATAAGGATGGATTATATCCAATCAAATGTAACCACGACCACAGGTATTGATCTATTGCTACACCAATTATATCTTTATGCCGAAAATGCGTCAATTAACTTCACTACTTCAGGGATTAAATTACTCCAGGGAACCACAGGTATTGATATTTTTGACAACCTGATAAATATCAATGCAGGAAGCAATGGTAATGTGAATCTGACTGGGATTGTAAATGTTAACGGCACATTGCTTGTAAACTCTAAAAACATTGAGACTGAATTGACAAAAACATCGATCAAATCATTTCAGGCAGATTACACAAATGCATCCCAGATATATTCGGATATTATTTTAATTCCTCAAGATCTCAATCTGACGAATATCAGCACGGTAATTACAAAAACAGAAAACAGCACTGGCTTTATATTAAATTTTTCTCTTGAAAAATACACAAATTATGATACAGGAACCACGCAAATAATAGTATCTGAATCGTTGACCTCATCTACGAATTATATTGATTCTCTGAATTATTCGTTTAACAATAAGGATATTCTTTTATTAAATTATACTACATATCAGAATGTGTCAAAAGCATCTTCTATGTTTAAATTTAAGGTCCGGTGAAGGGAGATGAAAAAAATAAGTGGAATCCTATCCGCACTGATTATTTATATGTTTTTTTCTATCACCGCTTCCGCTTATTTTCTTACAGGTAATGTTACGAACGAAACAGGATCTGCTTTAGAAAATGTGTACATAATCAATGAATGGGAAGGAACTGATAATAATATATATCCTAAAAATGATTATTATCCATTTGATTGTAAATATTATATTAACTATTCATGTGATGTGGCTTCTCAAGAAAATTATACGAAAACGAATTCTAGTGGTTTCTATTCTTTGAACTTGACATCAGGATATCATAATATTTCGATCGGATTTTTTCCGACATATTATACGAATGCATCAAATGTTAATATAGATAGCAATAAAACCTTTAATGTAAATCTCATAAAAAAACCCACAGGAACAATCACGGGATGCGTGTATGTATTCGGTGGGATTAATCCCTGCACCCTCCTGGAAGGTGTGAAGATTATCTCATCAAATCGGATCCGATGGTTTTTCTGAGATGTATTGATACTATTTTCTTGAAATAACGTCCCATATCGCATTTAAAAGGGTATTTTTAGAATCGCTATCAGTAAACATGAACTGCGTATAAGCAAAATTATATACAGTTTTTAAGGGTCACTTTCTTAAGAAATTTATTCAAAAATCAAAACGGAGCGTTATTAGAATGTAATTTTTATTAATATATTAAGCCGTTATAAAAATCTGATTTTTTAAGTGATTATGTCCTTCCTGGCAAGAGCAGCTGTGATCACAAGCTGAACTGAAGGATTTTATTTTCTGTCCATGTCCTTGATCTCCCGGGGAGCTGGCTGCGGGACAGAACCCTCGATGAAAAAGTATATATCCAGAAAAACAAATGATGTATTGCAGAAATTGAAATAAACTAAACAGTATTTCAACTGTTACACAATATGATGAAAAGCCTTAGGCAATAATCGGATTGTGCGGCATTAGAAAACCCCTAAGGGGTTGCCCTGTGAAAGAGGGTGAAAATCCACTAAAACAAGGATCTCTCTTAAGGGCATTACGATACCCATTTGATAAAAAAAGCCTTGAGCTAAAGGGTGTACCCCTGATGATTCCGCGCTCTGTGGTATGCGGATATAATGGTATGCAGGTTTCAAAGGTGGCATCGAGCCTTTGAGTAATAAAATGTCATGCTTGGCAATGATAGGCATAACATTCATAATCCCTTTTTTTGTAATTCTGTCCAAGATTAGTTGGGGATATCGGCAGATCCGCAAAAGTTAGCTGGACAGAATTGTTTTTTATTCTGCACTTTCCAAAGGGCACCAATCTGGAATCATAATATATATTTTTACGTTTTCGACCCATCATTTTTCGGTGCGGGCTTCCACTATATTGTATTTCCCCTCAAAAAATAAGGAAGCCCGCACCGGTGAAGGGGAGCTTCCGATGCTCCGATCGGGATTTGAGCACGTTTTCACGCATCCCGATAATTACCGGTGCGGGGTCCCACGCCGCCAGGCGTTCAGGAACAAACTGAATGAACCTAACGGCATTAGCGTCGAGAGCGCTTGGGATAGCCCCGCAGAATAATAGTACTTAGAGCCATAAATAACTATTCCCAAAACATATTTACAATTGTTCGTATATACACTAATTAATTTTATACATAACATATATATACTGATACAATAAATTAACACATGCCATTTTTCCCGCGAGAGAGGGATGAATGAGAACAGTTCAGGAACAAACATATGAGTGAAAATAGCCAACATAGTCAACCAGCCAATGCTGGTAAAAGTATCGTTGAGAGAATAAAAGCGATTTGGAAAAACCAATACAACATCGAGGAAATGCCGATCCACCAGAATCGTGTGCGGATGGAACTTTCAGAACTCAAGAGATTCTGTAGGTGGGGAGTAGTATTCGGACGTCCGCTTTTTTGTCTGGAGGTTGGTGAAAATGTCTATGACGGGGTTGCATTCCCTGTGAAAACCCCATACAGAAAATGGTTCACGTTCTATGAGGGAATTTGCTATTACGCTGTTGAGGTATTGCCAAAACAGGATGCCCTTGCAGTCCAGGGGGTGGCGGTATGATTCAGGAAATTAGAGGCAAAAAAGTACATTTCAACATCATCTACAAGGATTCAAAAGGAAGATTACATGAATGTCCACAAACAGGCAGAATCCTTTCAAAAAATAAAACCGGGACAGGATTTGTAATAAGAGGGATATCAATTCCTGGACTATACAATCGGCTCAATTCAGACATTATCTTTGAAAAACAACAGGAATTGTTTCCCGTTGAAATAATTGATTGTACTGACCAACCGATGGCGGTGGCAACATGATCCTGGAAGTCCAGTGCCCTCCTGACGGTCCGGCAATAGATTATAATCCTATCACAGGGGAGAAATACTCAAACTGCCATGCCTGCTCCCGCTGCGGCGGGTGTGTGAGGGGATTCCAACCGCTGATAACTTTTAGGAGTGTGATTTCATGAGCCAAAAGAATTCTGTCCACAAGGCGCCAGAGATCACGGCTGCTGGTAAGGACGGAAAAGAAGATCCTGATAGGATATTCAAACCTATGCTCAAAGGAGCCTTCAGCACACGACCTGACCCAGATACAGGCAACTATGATGAGTGGGGCGGAGGTGTATTCTAATGTACCTGAAAACGCCAGGCGAGAGGGTCAAACTGCTCAAAGCAGGATACAAAGGAAATGAGATCGAGAAGCTGTATGTGATGCTCAATTCATATGATATCATCAAAAATACCTGGATTCCGATATTGCCGGAGGTAGAGGTATGAAATTATCTGCAAAATGCCATCCTGATTATTTTGCAATGCTTGATATCAAGACAGTGGAGTTCAGGCAGTTTGAAAGTATTGTATTGGAAAATACAGAGACAGGAGAGATTAGGGAGTTTCTAATTAAGGATGTCAGAAAAATATATCCTGGCACTGAGGAAACAATAAAAACGAAATATCCTAAAGTACCCTGGGACCCTGACCTTCCTGTTTTTGCTATAGATTTAGGGGATGAATTAGACCGAAATGATATCCCGGTCCCGCAGAAGGTGTATGCTACAGAAGAAGCTAAAGAGGCTTGGCATGGTGGGGTAGGTGAATGAAATGGAAACAGAAACAGTAAGAGGTATGTTTGCTGATTTTTTGAGAGATACGGGGATGGAGAAAATGTTGCGGCTGGATTGTTGTGTCACTGTAGACCAGGATGCCACCTTGAAGTATGAGAGAATTGATAAATACAAAGTTCTTCTTCTGAAATATGAAGAACTGAACTGCCTGATGGTATTTTGCGCGAGGCATGATATCAATGTGTGGTTCGGTATGGATAAACTCTGTATCGGGTTCAACTATACTGGAAATATGCGATTATCCGCGTATTCTGTCCCGCTGCGTGAGCTAGTTCCGGAGACGTTGGAGGACAGAATAGAGCCGGATCATCATCTTGACGTACATGGGGGGGTGGATTAAATTGAAAATATATCTCAGGTATAAATGCACTAAATGCGGGATTTTGTTGAGCAAAACACATCCAGATACACTTTGCAAGTCCTGCCGAGATGAGCAGGAGGCACTAGATGAAGAGGCACGGCTCGCCGTCGGGGGTGCGTAGTATGGCTAAGAAAAAGCAAGATATGACTTGCCGTGCCACAGAAGAAAGAATGGCTAATCTCGATAAGGCGATATGCAATCTTGACCAAGATGAGAATGGCATCTGTTCTCATTTATGGGGGGAATCTTGTGGTGTGCCGTGCTGTAAGGGATGTAGAAACCCTAACTGCAATTCACGCTGTAAAAATTCTGTCCAGCCAGGTAATAGCAGCTGTGATCAGCGCCAGGACAGAAGTGACGCCCATAAAATAATCGTCATAGATGGACTGCGAGTTATTCAGTTGATGGATTCTGAATATGGTATTGAGCATATGACCTGGGAGCGAGCCTGCGCAGAAATAAGAAAAAGATTCAGACAAAAGACATCAAGAAGTATCAAGAATGGGACGGAATATGAGTCCACCCGATGGTATCAAATGCTGCCTGGCGGCGGAATGAAGTCCACAGGGAGTGCAGAAGAGCCGGATTATAAGAAATTCTATTCCCCTGAGCCTGAACCCAGATATAGATTCCCGGTATGGATTTCAGAACATTGTTTGCATACTGACGAACATATTATAGTCGATGAAAAAGATTACAGGGATAATGAAAAACTGTTTAAAGATTGCCTTGTGTTCGAACTAGATGACAATCTGAATTACCTGCATCCGCTATACAAAAATCCTAACAAGAATCTTTCTGTCCGGGTCCCACTTTCTGCAGGACATACCGGCATGGACAGAAAGGAAACAAGATGTGATGATAAGACAGCAAATGCGGATCCAGAGGATTTTGACGATCCTGAATTTCCAGGAGAAGAGGATTCTGAGGAGGATTTATGAGCGGACGTTCTGATTACTGGCTGAAGCCGCTGATTATTCCGGTTACAACGAATTCATTGACAGCCATGGCAGTTCATGGTGCCCTTTGCCTGGCGCTGCGTCATCCACAGTTCAAAGGACAGAGTAGGCAATTGGTGGTTGAATTCACACAATCCCTGGGAGAATGGTTGGTACACTCCGGTGCCCTGACTCCTGAGCAACTTGTAGCAGCGCAGCAGCTCGAGGTTGAAGCGGGGAGTGAGGACTTACATCCGTTATACAAAAGTCTTAACAAAGATCTTTCTGTCCGGGTCCCGAAAGCGGCAGAATCTTCTGGAGTGGACAGAATTTTGGCGCGGCGGGAAGCTGATATCTCGATTGCAAGGAAAAGATCTGTAGATTGGGATAAAGAGCATTCAAAGTGCTGGAATGATGGAGATTGTGAAAGTTGCGAACATAATGATAATTGTCCTGTTCCCGCAGAAATGATGGCAACTGTTATGGGTGAGGATAGAATATGAAAGCACTTGATGTTTTCTGTGGCATGGGCGGCTGGTCTGAAGGATTTAGCAAAGCTGGATTTGAGGTTAGGGGTATTGACATCGTAAATGTAGGCTATCCGTTCGACCTGATACTGGAGGATATCAGAATGTTGAACGGAAAAAACTATACAGGATATGATATAATTGTTGGAAGTCCTCCGTGCAGAGATTTTACAAAGCTCGCTCGCGGGATAGGTAAATATACCTGGAAAGTGAAGCCTGATATTGACGCCTCATTGGAACTGGTTCGTCATTATTTGAAATTTATTATCGATGCAAAACCTATATTCTGGCTCCTGGAAAACAATCCGTTCCTGGCTAGATATATAGGAGAACCTGTTGTAATTGCCCGGCTTGCACCCACAATGGTGAGAGCATTTTGGGGCAGTTATCCGGACTTTCTTATTCCGATGCAGAATAGCAGGCTACAAACAGAGAAAGTAACTGGAAAATTGCGATCATATAAACGGGCGAAAATTCCGATCTGCGTATCACAGGCTCTGGCTGATGCCGTAAAGTTTGAACTATCGGAGAACCACTCTTGAACTCCTCAGATATTATTATTTCCCTGCTCGGAGACAGCGGGAAAAAGCAGTGGCTTAGATCTGATATTCTTGATATACTCAGTGAGGCACTAAAAATAGACAAAGGAGAAGCGAACGGAAGGTTAACCCCATTTATTTCCAGAACAAGTTTCCTGGAAAAAATAAGTGATACCCCAGTTAAATTCAAATTTTCAACTACAGGGGAAGCACGTTACGCGTCAATACAAACTGAAAAACGGGGCAATGAAACATTTCGAACAGATGTTGGTGAGTTCATCA comes from the Clostridia bacterium genome and includes:
- a CDS encoding DNA cytosine methyltransferase; the encoded protein is MKALDVFCGMGGWSEGFSKAGFEVRGIDIVNVGYPFDLILEDIRMLNGKNYTGYDIIVGSPPCRDFTKLARGIGKYTWKVKPDIDASLELVRHYLKFIIDAKPIFWLLENNPFLARYIGEPVVIARLAPTMVRAFWGSYPDFLIPMQNSRLQTEKVTGKLRSYKRAKIPICVSQALADAVKFELSENHS